One window of the Trifolium pratense cultivar HEN17-A07 linkage group LG2, ARS_RC_1.1, whole genome shotgun sequence genome contains the following:
- the LOC123909678 gene encoding lysine histidine transporter 2-like, with protein sequence MGAGVELEMGNHGEQSNVDAKQKALEDWLPVTASREGKWWYSAFHNLTAMVGAGVLSLPYAMSNMGWGPGIIILVMSWVITLYTLWQMVEMHEMIPGKRLDRYHELGQAAFGEKLGLWVVVPQQVVVEVGTCIVYMVTGGKSLKKAHDTICPDCKDIKTSYWIIIFASFNFVLAQCPNFNSISAISFGAAAMSLTYSTIAWAASIKKGITPDVNYGPRSTSTADNIFNFFSALGDVAFAYAGHNVVLEIQATMPSTPECPSKKPMWKGVILAYIGVAFCYFPTAIIGYYMFGNTVDDNILITLERPAWLIAAANLFVVIHVIGGYQVFAMPVFDMIETVMVKKLDFAPTFALRFSVRTLYVAITMFIGICIPFFGALLGFLGGFAFAPTTYFLPCIIWLRLKKPEKFGFSWTVNWICIGIGVLLMTLSPIGALRNIIVQAKDYKFFS encoded by the exons ATGGGTGCCGGTGTCGAACTGGAAATGGGTAACCATGGAGAACAGAGTAATGTTGATGCCAAACAAAAGGCCCTTGAAGATTGGCTTCCTGTAACTGCTTCAAGAGAGGGCAAATGGTGGTATTCAGCGTTCCATAATCTTACAGCCATGGTTGGTGCTGGTGTTCTCAGCCTTCCATATGCTATGTCCAATATGGGCTG GGGGCCAGGAATTATCATTCTTGTCATGTCATGGGTCATCACCTTGTACACCCTATGGCAAATGGTTGAAATGCATGAAATGATTCCTGGCAAGAGACTTGATAGGTATCATGAGTTGGGTCAAGCAGCCTTTGGAGAGAAATTGGGTCTGTGGGTTGTGGTTCCACAACAAGTTGTTGTTGAAGTTGGCACATGTATTGTGTACATGGTCACTGGTGGTAAATCATTGAAGAAAGCTCATGACACTATTTGTCCTGATTGCAAAGATATCAAGACCTCATATTGGATTATTATTTTTGCTTCTTTCAACTTTGTTCTTGCTCAATGCCCCAACTTCAACTCAATTTCTGCTATATCTTTCGGTGCTGCTGCTATGTCATTGAC ATACTCAACCATAGCATGGGCTGCTTCAATTAAAAAAGGGATTACCCCAGATGTGAACTATGGACCCAGGTCAACTAGCACCGCTGACAATATATTCAACTTCTTTTCTGCATTGGGAGATGTAGCATTTGCTTATGCAGGACACAATGTGGTTCTTGAAATCCAAGCAACAATGCCATCAACCCCGGAGTGTCCTTCCAAGAAACCAATGTGGAAAGGAGTTATTTTAGCTTACATAGGAGTTGCATTCTGCTATTTTCCTACTGCAATTATTGGATACTATATGTTTGGAAACACTGTTGATGATAACATCCTCATCACACTAGAACGCCCTGCTTGGCTCATTGCTGCTGCTAATTTATTTGTTGTTATCCATGTTATTGGAGGTTATCAG GTATTTGCAATGCCCGTGTTTGACATGATTGAAACCGTCATGGTTAAGAAGTTAGACTTTGCACCTACTTTTGCACTCCGATTTTCAGTTCGTACTCTATATGTTG CAATAACGATGTTCATTGGCATATGCATCCCATTCTTTGGTGCTCTTCTTGGATTTCTCGGAGGATTTGCCTTTGCCCCAACAACTTATTTC CTACCTTGTATCATTTGGCTTAGACTCAAGAAACCTGAGAAATTTGGCTTCTCTTGGACTGTTAATTGG ATATGCATTGGTATTGGGGTCTTATTAATGACACTATCCCCAATTGGTGCTTTGAGGAATATCATCGTACAAGCCAAGGACTACAAGTTCTTCTCATAA
- the LOC123909679 gene encoding serine/threonine-protein phosphatase 6 regulatory ankyrin repeat subunit B-like, which yields MLSFSTFFPFTITITNHLENSVSQTITTMPLPPSNFPLRWETTAQQWWYASPIDLAAANGHYDLVIELLHLDTNLLIKLTSLQRIRRLESLWNSQFSTVAKCRSRVAKNLMIECETEKKGRKINSLVKAGYGGWLLYTAASAGDVDFVCELLRRESSLVFGEGEYGVTDILYAAARSKNCEVFKILFDCAILKNSDELVLDEVFKIDMVNRGVHAAARGGNWEILKEFVGSDSDILAYRDSYGCTVLHTASATGQVEVVRKLLESFDVINLTDAQGNTALHVACYSGYLPVVEILMHASPSLASLTNHHGDTFLHLAVAGFKSPGFCRLDKHTELMKQLVSEKIVKTQDIINVKNNDGRTALHVSVIDNIQCDVVELLMSVPSIDLNVCDSDGMTPLDLLKQRSQSASSDILIKRLISAGGINCKLSSYNSESSCTPQKIQISVNGGSPGTSFRIPDAEIFLYTGIENASNANYDQTSLESYSCSSELGDTNFDAVNSPYNNKSHSVNYTARRLKYLLRWPRRKDTKATFSELEDDDSLDPFSSSRNLEEFSIPLRQRYSQPCSLRGQSIRSSTPSPSSKMNFTAGLMQGVIQLNPHGTLPTHSTPNLFQELSVVSLSSIKKQKGLDIMGPSCSYRSIKDDGALQLNYKQGSFNKKTLMNRYLSFGAEGLTMEDTNRCESNGSYKRFSSLVA from the exons ATGCTttcattttcaactttttttcctttcaccATTACCATAACTAACCACCTTGAAAATTCAGTTTcacaaacaataacaacaatgcCATTGCCACCATCAAATTTCCCTCTCCGTTGGGAAACAACAGCACAACAATGGTGGTACGCATCACCAATCGATTTAGCAGCAGCAAACGGTCACTACGATCTCGTCATCGAACTTCTTCACCTCGACACAAATCTCCTCATCAAACTCACTTCTCTTCAACGAATTCGCCGTCTCGAATCTCTCTGGAACTCTCAGTTCTCCACCGTCGCTAAATGTCGTTCTCGCGTCGCGAAAAATCTCATGATCGAATGTGAAACGGAGAAAAAAGGTAGAAAAATTAACTCTCTAGTTAAAGCTGGTTATGGTGGATGGCTTCTTTATACTGCTGCTTCTGCTGGTGATGTTGATTTTGTTTGTGAATTGTTGAGAAGAGAATCTTCTCTTGTTTTTGGTGAAGGTGAGTATGGTGTTACTGATATTTTGTATGCTGCTGCTAGGAGTAAAAATTGTGAGGTTTttaagattttgtttgattgtgcaattttgaaaaatagtgATGAATTGGTTTTGGATGAGGTTTTTAAGATTGATATGGTTAATAGAGGTGTTCATGCTGCTGCTAGAGGTGGTAATTGGGAGATATTGAAAGAGTTTGTTGGAAGTGATTCTGATATTTTAGCTTATAGAGATTCTTATGGATGTACTGTTTTGCATACAGCTTCTGCTACAGGACAAGTTGAG GTGGTGAGAAAGCTACTGGAATCATTTGATGTTATCAACTTAACAGATGCTCAAGGGAACACTGCATTACATGTAGCTTGTTACAGTGGTTACTTACCTGTGGTAGAGATTCTGATGCATGCTTCTCCCTCACTAGCATCGTTAACCAACCACCATGGAGATACTTTTCTTCATTTGGCAGTGGCTGGTTTCAAAAGTCCTGGTTTCTGTAGACTAGACAAGCATACCGAACTCATGAAGCAATTGGTGAGTGAAAAGATTGTGAAGACACAAGACATCATCAATGTTAAGAACAACGATGGAAGAACTGCTCTTCATGTATCAGTGATCGATAACATCCAATGTGATGTAGTGGAATTATTGATGTCTGTGCCATCAATTGATTTGAACGTTTGTGATTCTGATGGGATGACCCCTTTGGATCTTTTGAAGCAAAGATCACAATCAGCATCTTCCGatattttaatcaaacggtTGATTTCTGCGGGAGGGATAAATTGTAAACTTAGTTCATATAATTCTGAATCAAGTTGCACGCCGCAGAAGATCCAAATCAGTGTAAATGGAGGTAGTCCTGGGACTTCATTTAGAATACCAGATGCAGAGATATTCTTGTACACCGGCATCGAGAATGCATCTAATGCTAATTATGATCAAACAAGTCTTGAATCATATTCATGTTCAAGTGAACTAGGTGATACTAATTTTGACGCCGTCAATTCACCATATAACAACAAGTCTCATTCTGTCAATTATACAGCAAGACGCTTAAAGTATCTTCTTAGGTGGCCTAGGAGAAAAGATACAAAAGCAACTTTCTCAGAATTGGAAGATGATGATTCTCTTGATCCTTTTAGTTCAAGTAGAAACTTGGAAGAATTTTCAATCCCATTACGGCAAAGATACTCACAACCATGCTCCCTTAGAGGACAATCTATAAGGAGTTCAACTCCAAGTCCATCCTCTAAAATGAATTTCACTGCAGGCCTCATGCAAGGAGTAATTCAGTTAAATCCACATGGTACTCTTCCTACTCATTCAACTCCTAATCTTTTTCAAGAATTATCTGTGGTTTCTCTATCTtcgataaaaaaacaaaagggtCTTGATATAATGGGACCCTCTTGCTCGTATCGGTCTATAAAAGATGATGGCGCACTTCAATTGAACTACAAACAGGGTTCTTTCAATAAGAAAACATTGATGAATCGATATCTTTCTTTTGGAGCAGAAGGACTGACGATGGAAGATACAAATAGATGTGAATCAAATGGGAGTTATAAGCGTTTCAGTTCTTTAGTTGCCTAG